A single window of Tiliqua scincoides isolate rTilSci1 chromosome 10, rTilSci1.hap2, whole genome shotgun sequence DNA harbors:
- the RLF gene encoding zinc finger protein Rlf: protein MADAEADAALRSAGGLRARLWQLQAELGAGGASPPSSGAFCRRFCQALLQYASNRGASEHSLPLLEVYRVAIQSFASARPYLTTECEEVPLVLGRLVLSCFELLVSVPESEEQCEPLLRLFESIQDSHTALLKFGDNSLEVLTDITKEGVWKNPVLVKILSQQSVEAEEVNTLIRREGPAFLQMRIKHLMKTNRIPQAASLSKLCKDSADISNTLPFLQAYITCLCSMPPNEESIKEIAKVDCREVLDMICNLEAEGQDSTAFILCTTYLTQQLQTASVYCSWELTLFWSKLQRRIDSSLDSFLERCRQFGIIARTLQHLFFLIRVIQAEAEEAGLAVSILLCVRALQLRSNENDDMKTSVCKTIACLLPEDLEVRRACQLTEFLLESNEEGYNLLEELYLQPDQKFDEENAPVPNSLRCELLLALKAYWPFDPEFWDWKTLKRHCLRLLGKEVSESEDDLSCNEMSFNETELLDSLLSDCEESRDENSFEGPDSLNQSKERVRVKKPIGSSERYQRWLQYKFYCVICKRECIEARILHHSKMHMEDGIFTCPVCIKKFKRKDVFVTHVMEHVKMPPSRKHRAKKKILLKKERLAKNSLSRIASVALAREPPLKIMPCEKPRSDPHDYVTFSKLENCHLQDRDLYPCPGTDCTRVFKQFKYLSVHLKAEHQNNDENAMHYLDMKNKREKCSFCRRHFMSAFHLQEHEQVHSGPQPYMCVSVGCYARFSSVNELLHHKQQHDDLRYKCELNGCNIVFSDLGQLYHHEAQHFRDASYTCSFHGCKKFYYSKTEFTNHLSVHISNGEMKEAPIKQEEPVSSDSLACLSDTDGLEQTDHSHLCESFSLPSGSANSEGHLQVKEEPLTDGEVEDKSNGSFGSNVTPPANENQVSLLTETVDHGQPIPGILLPHEKVFLPSNLKERYSNVAVYFDGKRFTCGFEGCGSTYKNSKGMQKHLRRAHPYHFKPRRKLGVKVKDTGQVNETSPDRHTGEMSSELRQFSDTNASSVGSVDYNASSKGKSCFKDELCPSSPEMSFFEPSKVSSAEDAMLELLLGLKHLSLTHSGHSSRFLQSYSSKCPNSEDDSTSDHFTEEQRGKLPKQYLTQLAAKPFFCERQGCTCEFVTREALLTHYVRKHNYSKEKVLQLNMFRHRYSPFKCHICQRSFTRKTHLRVHYRNKHKLGSVTTTQKLFGEESFGDLDDCAEDMLNDTVSSMSAFYSNGEEELDDQPKLDGKQKCRPKKEELSSETDLESSEEAESCMSGKESKLSALESHRKGLETKEGRGSKRTVAKGNLCYILHKYHKPFHCIHKNCNSAFTNQKGLIRHYRTVHQYNKEQLCLEKDKARTKRELAKCKKIFVCKQKACSKRFLCSKSLAKHCSDFHNLSHMEDAKVLSETESVRFPCQHPRCPAVFYSFHKLKHHLMEEHAKEELSKEIEIHCDFNGCNRVFTTSSLYSQHVFFRHGGYGGDSREAKDKRNHFKVERERCLKHGDSARRRAIHDKAGKNSKNKGKQLYNFRTREEALRMCKDNCNQPQYPCMIQGCPSVVKLESSIVRHYKRTHQMASVYIEDHYEKLVFFVECGTVINDPSSEASQNSSKEANGDVKEEAAAHLRCQRMSEERLVLNSGDKSSKKPRFPDGEKLREASVVLYTDTLKHIYNPKTNRCFEDCSRTESPLKKAEDVPAGEGRENGTSVRLSREREASGLQHTSPHQDVKQPPLPAARDKIQKQKQSAPKPFDLKSFKPMGFESSFLKFIQESEARGDSDSEDDWGPPEQCETDELLEEDKDSEKDIAQGGATYRNVPAAATLKKNSDSKAHGQLRGMQSLLPTDSPSLPSLEDLRAILDKALTDCGDHALKQLHYLRPVVVLERSKFSTSVIDFFPTKKPDQLCVGSS from the exons ATGGCGGACGCCGAGGCTGACGCGGCCCTGCGGTCGGCGGGCGGCCTCCGCGCGCGGCTGTGGCAGCTGCAGGCGGAGCTGGGCGCGGGGGGTGCGTCGCCGCCGTCGTCGGGCGCCTTCTGCCGCCGCTTCTGCCAG GCACTGCTACAATATGCCAGCAACCGGGGTGCTTCGGAGCACTCATTGCCTCTCCTGGAAGTGTATCGAGTCGCTATCCAAAGCTTTGCCAGTGCCCGACCTTACTTGACTACCGAATGTGAAGAAGTTCCTCTGGTACTTGGCAGGCTAGTGCT GAGCTGTTTTGAACTACTGGTTTCTGTGCCTGAAAGTGAAGAGCAATGTGAACCATTGTTAAGACTGTTTGAGTCTATACAG GATTCCCATACTGCATTACTTAAATTTGGAGATAACAGCCTCGAAGTACTGACTGACATCACCAAGGAGGGTGTATGGAAGAATCCGGTTCTTGTGAAGATTCTCTCCCAGCAATCGGTAGAAGCAGAAGAAG TCAATACACTGATTAGACGAGAAGGACCGGCCTTCCTACAGATGCGAATAAAACACTTGATGAAGACCAACCGCATTCCTCAAGCTGCTTCCTTGTCCAAACTGTGCAAAGACTCCGCAGACATTTCCAACACATTGCCTTTTCTCCAAGCCTACATCACGTGCTTGTGCTCCATGCCTCCCAATGAAGAGTCTATCAAGGAG ATTGCAAAGGTGGACTGCAGAGAGGTCCTGGATATGATATGCAACCTGGAAGCAGAGGGTCAAGACAGCACTGCCTTTATTCTTTGTACAACGTACCTTACTCAGCAGCTTCAAACTGCAAGTGTGTACTGCTCTTG GGAACTGACTTTATTTTGGAGCAAGTTACAAAGAAGAATTGACTCTTCTTTAGATTCATTTCTGGAGAGATGTCGGCAGTTTGGCATCATTGCCAGAACGTTGCAGCACCTCTTCTTCCTGATAAGAGTCATACAAGCCGAA GCAGAAGAAGCAGGCCTTGCTGTGTCTATTTTGTTATGTGTGAGAGCCCTGCAGCTCAGATCAAATGAAAATGACGACATGAAGACTTCTGTCTGCAAAACGATTGCATGTCTTCTGCCAGAAGACCTTGAAGTTAGAAGAGCATGCCAGCTCACAGAGTTTCTGCTGGAGTCCAATGAGGAGGGATATAATCTGCTTGAAGAGCTGTACCTGCAGCCGGATCAGAAATTTGATGAAGAAAATGCACCTGTTCCAAACTCACTCCGTTGTGAGCTCCTGTTGGCTCTGAAGGCTTATTGGCCATTTGATCCAGAATTCTGGGACTGGAAGACTTTGAAGCGGCACTGCCTCCGTTTGTTAGGAAAAGAAGTTTCTGAGTCAGAGGATGATCTGAGTTGCAATGAGATGTCATTCAATGAGACAGAACTGTTGGACAGTCTTCTGAGTGACTGTGAAGAAAGCAGGGATGAAAATAGTTTTGAAGGCCCCGATAGCTTGAACCAGTCGAAAGAGAGAGTCAGAGTCAAGAAACCCATCGGTTCCTCTGAGAGGTACCAGCGATGGCTTCAGTACAAGTTTTACTGTGTCATCTGCAAAAGGGAGTGCATAGAGGCTAGGATCCTCCACCATTCTAAGATGCACATGGAAGATGGCATTTTCACGTGCCCAGTATGTATAAAGAAGTTCAAGAGGAAAGACGTCTTTGTGACGCACGTCATGGAACACGTGAAAATGCCACCAAGTCGAAAGCACCGTGCTAAAAAGAAGATACTGTTGAAGAAAGAGAGGCTCGCAAAGAACAGCCTGTCCCGGATAGCTTCTGTAGCCCTTGCAAGAGAGCCCCCGCTAAAAATAATGCCGTGcgaaaaacccagaagtgacccaCACGACTATGTCACATTTAGCAAGTTAGAGAACTGTCACCTGCAAGACAGAGACCTGTACCCGTGCCCAGGCACTGATTGCACCCGAGTGTTTAAGCAGTTTAAGTACTTGAGTGTTCACCTAAAAGCAGAGCACCAAAACAACGATGAAAACGCCATGCACTACTTGGACATGAAGAACAAGCGAGAGAAGTGTTCGTTTTGCCGGCGGCACTTCATGTCGGCGTTTCATCTGCAGGAGCACGAGCAAGTGCACAGTGGTCCTCAGCCCTACATGTGCGTGTCTGTGGGTTGCTATGCCCGGTTCAGCTCAGTCAACGAACTGCTCCATCACAAGCAGCAGCACGACGACCTGCGCTATAAATGCGAGCTGAACGGCTGCAACATTGTTTTCAGCGACTTGGGGCAGCTCTACCACCACGAAGCCCAGCATTTTCGGGATGCGTCGTATACATGCAGTTTCCATGGTTGTAAAAAGTTCTACTATTCAAAAACCGAGTTCACAAATCACCTCTCTGTGCATATTTCAAACGGTGAAATGAAGGAAGCGCCAATTAAGCAGGAGGAGCCTGTTTCAAGTGACAGCCTTGCCTGCCTTTCAGATACAGATGGACTGGAGCAAACAGATCATTCCCATCTCTGTGAGAGTTTCAGTTTGCCGTCAGGGTCTGCAAATTCAGAGGGACACCTGCAAGTTAAAGAAGAGCCTCTCACTGATGGGGAAGTGGAGGACAAAAGTAATGGCAGTTTTGGAAGCAACGTCACACCGCCAGCTAATGAAAATCAGGTGTCGTTATTGACTGAAACAGTAGACCATGGCCAGCCAATTCCTGGTATTTTGTTACCCCATGAGAAAGTCTTCCTTCCGTCAAATCTAAAAGAGCGATATTCAAATGTGGCTGTCTACTTTGACGGGAAAAGATTTACCTGTGGTTTTGAAGGCTGCGGTTCGACTTACAAGAACTCCAAGGGCATGCAGAAACACCTCCGAAGGGCTCATCCGTACCATTTCAAACCTCGAAGGAAGCTGGGTGTGAAGGTGAAAGATACTGGTCAGGTCAATGAAACGTCACCTGATAGACACACTGGAGAGATGAGTTCGGAACTGAGGCAGTTTTCAGATACAAACGCCAGCTCTGTGGGCAGTGTAGATTACAACGCAAGCTCTAAAGGCAAAAGCTGTTTCAAAGACGAGCTCTGTCCGTCTTCCCCGGAAATGTCTTTTTTTGAACCTTCTAAAGTCTCAAGTGCAGAAGACGCCATGTTGGAACTTCTCTTGGGCCTGAAGCATTTAAGCTTAACGCATTCTGGGCATTCTTCCAGGTTCTTGCAGTCCTATTCATCAAAGTGCCCCAACTCTGAAGATGATTCTACCTCAGACCATTTCACCGAAGAGCAGCGAGGCAAACTACCAAAACAGTACCTTACCCAGCTTGCGGCCAAGCCATTTTTCTGCGAGCGGCAAGGTTGCACATGTGAATTTGTGACCAGGGAAGCTCTATTGACACATTATGTTAGAAAGCACAACTATTCAAAGGAGAAGGTGCTTCAGCTGAATATGTTCCGACACAGGTATTCTCCCTTTAAATGCCATATTTGCCAAAGATCATTTACTAGGAAAACACACCTTAGAGTCCATTACAGAAACAAGCATAAACTTGGCAGTGTGACGACCACTCAGAAACTGTTCGGTGAGGAAAGTTTTGGGGATCTGGATGATTGTGCTGAGGATATGCTGAATGACACTGTGTCTTCAATGTCTGCTTTCTATAGCAACGGAGAGGAAGAACTTGATGACCAGCCTAAGCTTGATGGTAAACAGAAGTGTCGTCCCAAGAAGGAAGAGCTTAGTTCCGAAACGGATTTGGAATCTAGCGAAGAAGCAGAAAGCTGCATGAGTGGAAAGGAGAGCAAGTTATCTGCTCTAGAAAGTCACCGAAAAGGGCTAGAAACGAAAGAAGGGAGGGGAAGTAAAAGAACAGTTGCCAAAGGGAACTTGTGTTACATTTTGCATAAATACCACAAGCCGTTCCATTGTATACATAAAAACTGCAATTCGGCATTTACTAATCAGAAGGGTTTAATTCGTCACTACAGGACTGTGCATCAGTATAACAAAGAGCAGCTCTGTCTTGAGAAAGACAAAGCGAGAACAAAGAGGGAACTTGCCAAATGTAAAAAGATATTTGTCTGCAAGCAGAAGGCATGTAGCAAGCGCTTCTTGTGCTCGAAATCTCTTGCTAAGCATTGCAGTGACTTTCACAATCTCAGCCACATGGAGGATGCAAAAGTGCTTTCCGAAACGGAATCTGTCAGGTTTCCTTGTCAACACCCGCGGTGCCCCGCTGTGTTTTACTCCTTCCACAAGTTAAAGCACCACCTGATGGAAGAACATGCCAAGGAAGAGCTCAGCAAAGAGATTGAGATCCATTGCGATTTCAACGGCTGCAACCGAGTGTTCACAACTTCCAGCCTCTATTCTCAGCACGTGTTTTTCCGACACGGCGGTTACGGCGGGGATTCCAGAGAGGCCAAAGATAAAAGGAACCACTTCAAAGTGGAGCGGGAGCGGTGTCTCAAACATGGAGACAGTGCGAGGAGGAGAGCAATCCACGACAAAGCTGgcaaaaacagtaaaaataaaggAAAGCAATTGTATAACTTTAGGACGAGGGAGGAGGCCTTGCGTATGTGTAAAGACAATTGCAATCAGCCCCAATACCCGTGCATGATTCAGGGGTGTCCCTCGGTTGTAAAGCTAGAGAGCAGTATTGTGAGACATTATAAGCGGACCCATCAGATGGCCAGTGTTTATATAGAAGACCATTACGAGAAGCTTGTGTTTTTTGTTGAATGTGGTACTGTGATAAATGACCCGTCTTCGGAAGCAAGTCAAAACTCCAGTAAGGAAGCCAACGGCGACGTTAAAGAGGAGGCCGCAGCACACCTACGCTGTCAGCGCATGAGTGAGGAGCGTCTTGTTCTGAACAGCGGTGACAAGAGCAGTAAAAAGCCCAGGTTTCCTGATGGTGAGAAGCTCCGGGAAGCAAGTGTTGTTTTGTATACAGATACTTTAAAACATATCTACAACCCCAAAACAAACAGATGTTTTGAAGACTGCAGTCGAACGGAGTCGCCCCTGAAGAAGGCGGAAGATGTGCCTGCTGGTGAGGGAAGAGAGAACGGCACCAGCGTACGGctgtccagagagagagaggccagcgGCTTGCAGCACACCTCACCGCATCAGGATGTGAAACAGCCCCCCCTTCCTGCTGCAAGAGACAAAATACAGAAGCAGAAGCAGTCAGCTCCCAAGCCCTTTGATCTGAAGTCCTTCAAACCGATGGGATTTGAGTCTTCGTTTCTGAAGTTTATCCAGGAAAGTGAGGCCCGAGGTGATTCTGATTCTGAGGATGATTGGGGGCCGCCTGAACAATGTGAAACGGATGAGCTGCTAGAAGAGGACAAAGACTCGGAAAAGGACATTGCACAGGGCGGTGCCACTTACAGAAacgtccctgcagcagccacgcTCAAGAAGAACAGTGACTCCAAAGCTCACGGGCAACTGAGAGGGATGCAGTCTCTCTTGCCCACAGactctccctctctcccatcTCTGGAAGACCTGAGGGCCATATTGGACAAGGCATTAACAGACTGCGGGGACCATGCCTTAAAACAGCTTCATTATTTGCGACCAGTCGTCGTCCTGGAAAGATCTAAATTTTCCACATCGGTCATAGActtttttccaacaaaaaaaccagatcAGCTTTGTGTGGGAAGTTCATAA